The following is a genomic window from Anaerolineae bacterium.
ATCATTATCCTTGAACGATTTTGAGTGATTTCAACCAATTTTATTAGATCCCCCCAGGCCGGATTTCGATAAGCGAAAAAGCAAATTTTATTTGCCAGATACGCTGAGTAGTCATTACTGCCATCGTTTTATAGTCAAAGGGCGAGTGTGCTTTAGGTGCAGTCGCTTTTTTTAGTTTAAGGATGTTATGAGCGTTGAATTTGTCTTTCGTTTAGTGGGCATGGTGGTTTTTGCCCTGATCGGCGCGCGCTCGGTAGCTCTGTTCCGGCCCAGTAACGCGGAAGAGTCGCTCCGGCTGATTACGGCCTTAACCCTGGCCGGCGCGGCGCTGGGCTTGCTGATTGCGCCCTACCTGACCACCCGGCCCTTTAATATGCTTAAGGCCAGATTAAAAAAAATGCCGGCCACCCAACTTATTTCTGGCGTTATTGGTTTGGTGATTGGCCTGGCCGTAGCCGCTTTGTTTTATCCATCATTATCCGCTCTGCCCCCACCCTACGGCAACATTTTACCCATAGCCGTCAGTGTGGTTTTGGGATACATTGGCGCGGCAGTGATGGTGATGCGCCGGCAAGACATCTCCGGACTGCTAGGCCCGCGCCTGACCCTGGGCACTTCTTTTTTGGACCCCGGCCGTCCCCCCAGAGACGTGGTTCTACTGGACACCAGCGTGATCATAGATGGCCGCATTGCCGATATTAGCCGCACCGGCTTTATTCGCAGCACCATGTTAGTGCCCGGTTTTATTCTCAATGAGTTGCAGCACATCGCCGATTCCTCAGACCCCCTACGCCGCAATCGCGGGCGCCGGGGCCTGGACCTGCTGGGGCGACTGCAAGAAGAATCTTTGGCCCCGGTCAAAATCACCGACCTTGATGTGGAAAACGTGCAAAACGCCGACGACAAATTGATTATGCTGGCCAAACAGTTGAGCTGTCCCATCATCACCAACGATTTTAACCTTAATAGCGTGGCCCGCTTACAAGGCGTAACAGTATTGAACATCAATGAATTGGCCAACGCCATCAAAACCGTTATTCTGCCCGGCGAAACCATTACCGTTAAAATCATTCAAGAAGGCAAAGAGCGGGACCAGGGCGTGGCCTATCTCAGCGACGGCACCATGATTGTGATTGAAAACGGCCGGCCATATATTGATCGAGAGATGGAGGTGGGCGTGACCAAAGTTTTGCAAACCAGCGCCGGCCGCATGATCTTTGCCCGGATAGAAAGATAAAAAATGACTTTGCAAGTTTATAACTACTTGAGCCGACAAATTGAAGAATTTCAACCGCTCCAACCGGGCTTTGTGGGCATTTACGTGTGCGGCCCAACGGTTTATGGCGATTCCCACATTGGCCACGCCAAAGTTTACATTACCTTTGACGTGCTGCATCGTTATCTGGAATATTTGGGCTACAAAGTGCGCTACGTGCAAAACCTGACCGACGTGGGGCACCTTTTGGATACAGGCGAAGACCGCATCGCCAAAGGCGCTCGCCGGGACCGGCTGGAGCCAATGGAATTGGTTGAGCGCTACACCCGCCATTACTTCCGGGATATGGATTTATTGAATATCATTCGGCCCGACATCTCGCCGCGGGCCACCGGCCACATTCCGGAACAAATTGAGCTGGCGCAATGCTTAATTGACAAAGGGTACGCTTACGAGAGCAAGGGCAACGTTTACTTTTCGGTGGCCGACTGGCCGGCGTATGGCAAACTTTCTCGCCGCAAAATAGACGAGCTGGCCGAAGGAGCGCGCCTGGACGTTTCTACCGATAAACGCGACCCTCGCGACTTTGCCGTATGGCGAGCAGCCACCGCCGAACACCTGATGCAGTGGCGCGGCCCCTGGGGCCAGGGTTTTCCCGGCTGGCACGCCGAATGTACGGCCATGGCCCGCAAATACCTGGGCCTGCCTTTTGACATCCACGGCGGCGGCCTGGAAAATATTTTCCCCCACAACGAAAGCGAAATCGCTCAAGCCGAAGCCGCCTATGGCCAGGAATTCGCCCGTTACTGGATCCTCAACAACATGGTCACAGTGGACGGCAGCAAAATGGGCAAAAGCCTGGGCAACGCTATCACCATCCAACAGGTCATTACCGGCGAGCACGACCGACTGTCGCAGGGTTATCCGCCGCTGGCCGTGCGCTTTTTTGTGTTAAGCAGCCATTACCGCCAAAACACCGATTTTACCGACGACGCCCTGCAAAGCGCCGCCAGAGGTTACGAGCGTTTGTTGGGCGCGGTGAGTTTGGTGCGGCAGCAATTGGCCAAAGCCGATCTAACCACCGCTGCCGACCCTGAGTTTTTGGCCACAATGGCCCAATACCAAACTCGCTTTATCGAGGCCATGGACAACGACCTTAATACCCCCCAAGCCCTGGCGGCCCTGTTTGACTTCAACAAAACGGTCAATACGCTGCTCAACAGCGGCCAGCCTGT
Proteins encoded in this region:
- a CDS encoding TRAM domain-containing protein, with amino-acid sequence MSVEFVFRLVGMVVFALIGARSVALFRPSNAEESLRLITALTLAGAALGLLIAPYLTTRPFNMLKARLKKMPATQLISGVIGLVIGLAVAALFYPSLSALPPPYGNILPIAVSVVLGYIGAAVMVMRRQDISGLLGPRLTLGTSFLDPGRPPRDVVLLDTSVIIDGRIADISRTGFIRSTMLVPGFILNELQHIADSSDPLRRNRGRRGLDLLGRLQEESLAPVKITDLDVENVQNADDKLIMLAKQLSCPIITNDFNLNSVARLQGVTVLNINELANAIKTVILPGETITVKIIQEGKERDQGVAYLSDGTMIVIENGRPYIDREMEVGVTKVLQTSAGRMIFARIER
- a CDS encoding cysteine--tRNA ligase — encoded protein: MTLQVYNYLSRQIEEFQPLQPGFVGIYVCGPTVYGDSHIGHAKVYITFDVLHRYLEYLGYKVRYVQNLTDVGHLLDTGEDRIAKGARRDRLEPMELVERYTRHYFRDMDLLNIIRPDISPRATGHIPEQIELAQCLIDKGYAYESKGNVYFSVADWPAYGKLSRRKIDELAEGARLDVSTDKRDPRDFAVWRAATAEHLMQWRGPWGQGFPGWHAECTAMARKYLGLPFDIHGGGLENIFPHNESEIAQAEAAYGQEFARYWILNNMVTVDGSKMGKSLGNAITIQQVITGEHDRLSQGYPPLAVRFFVLSSHYRQNTDFTDDALQSAARGYERLLGAVSLVRQQLAKADLTTAADPEFLATMAQYQTRFIEAMDNDLNTPQALAALFDFNKTVNTLLNSGQPVSGGILAAIDNTYRTLGGDILGLIPNDIGGAGGAPGLEEDLIRILVNLRATARQNKDYATSDAIRNQLAEIGVILEDRPDGTVWKIS